A window of the Natronomonas salina genome harbors these coding sequences:
- a CDS encoding ATP-binding protein has protein sequence MSSPELDVVEFLLTASIYTENRDLDERDLPPRYRRVFWEDGEVERPLTTTTNTAAAATGVERPWEAVSGLMFTDRDDFSGKIEFTDREMAESWLLDRITAEQLTSNPTLAYAFGDDLGVDYEDAREQNRPIHADRVWIDSLLEEMFDEDEEEMLDLVEIRAPEEIEMTLEDLVLTEDQENEIHKVVKAIEHRDYLAEIGLREIGKLLFVGPPGTGKTSVARALAQDLDLPFVEVKLSMITSQYLGETAKNVDKTFEIAKRLSPCILFMDEFDFVAKTRSSDEHAAIKRAVNTLLKSIDEVSLIQDDVLLIGATNHPDQLDAAAWRRFDEIVNFPKPDSRMRADILRIVTRRMDVDDFDPDELAEATEGLTGSDLRLVLREAVLDALTENRTTLTQADMLDAIEDFEERDNLKNMDMIEGDADALVAGGSDGHDHDHDHSHD, from the coding sequence ATGAGCAGCCCCGAGCTCGACGTCGTGGAGTTTCTGTTGACTGCGTCCATCTACACGGAGAACCGAGACCTCGACGAACGCGACCTGCCGCCCCGCTACCGGCGGGTGTTCTGGGAGGACGGGGAGGTCGAGCGGCCGCTGACGACGACGACGAACACCGCGGCGGCGGCGACCGGCGTCGAGCGCCCCTGGGAGGCGGTCTCGGGGCTGATGTTCACGGACCGCGACGACTTCTCCGGGAAGATCGAGTTCACGGACCGCGAGATGGCCGAGTCGTGGCTGCTCGACCGCATCACCGCCGAGCAGCTGACCAGCAACCCGACGCTGGCGTACGCCTTCGGCGACGACCTCGGCGTCGACTACGAGGACGCCCGTGAGCAGAACCGGCCGATCCACGCCGACCGGGTCTGGATCGACTCGCTGCTCGAGGAGATGTTCGACGAGGACGAGGAGGAGATGCTCGACCTCGTGGAGATTCGCGCCCCAGAGGAGATCGAGATGACCCTCGAGGACCTCGTCCTCACCGAGGACCAGGAGAACGAGATCCACAAGGTCGTCAAGGCCATCGAGCACCGCGACTACCTCGCGGAGATCGGCCTCCGCGAGATCGGGAAGCTGCTGTTCGTCGGCCCGCCGGGCACCGGGAAGACGTCGGTCGCGCGGGCGCTCGCCCAGGACCTCGACCTGCCGTTCGTCGAGGTGAAGCTCTCGATGATCACGAGCCAGTACCTCGGCGAGACGGCCAAGAACGTCGACAAGACCTTCGAGATCGCAAAGCGGCTCTCGCCCTGCATCCTCTTCATGGACGAGTTCGACTTCGTCGCGAAGACCCGTTCGTCGGACGAGCACGCGGCCATCAAGCGCGCCGTCAACACGCTCCTGAAGTCGATCGACGAGGTGAGCCTGATCCAGGACGACGTCCTCCTCATCGGCGCGACGAACCACCCGGACCAACTCGACGCCGCCGCCTGGCGCCGCTTCGACGAGATCGTCAACTTCCCGAAGCCGGACAGTCGCATGCGCGCGGACATCCTCCGCATCGTCACCCGCCGGATGGACGTCGACGACTTCGACCCCGACGAACTCGCAGAGGCCACCGAGGGCCTGACCGGCAGCGACCTCCGGCTCGTCCTCCGGGAGGCCGTCCTCGACGCCCTCACCGAGAACCGGACGACGCTGACCCAGGCGGACATGCTCGACGCCATCGAGGACTTCGAGGAGCGTGACAACCTGAAGAACATGGACATGATCGAGGGCGACGCCGACGCCCTCGTCGCGGGCGGCTCCGACGGCCACGACCACGACCACGACCACAGCCACGATTGA